In the Colletotrichum higginsianum IMI 349063 chromosome 7 map unlocalized unitig_7, whole genome shotgun sequence genome, one interval contains:
- a CDS encoding RNase3 domain-containing protein has translation MATGFSQSPSVEGFDPSEDEMPAGVLAPGPQNQEAFSAAAEEVLLGSEASSPSDESAAGTPVIMNSRAYQTEMFAESMRQNIIVAMDTGSGKTQVAVLRIRAEVERTSSKHIVWFLAPTVSLCAQQFAVLQSQIPEVQIKFLSGEDNVDAWSDQGTWDEVLHNVRIVVSTYQILLDALSHAFVRMERLSLVVFDEAHNCIGKSPGSKIMTVFYHEEKRRGHHIPHILGLTASPTFGSKAEGIVTLEATLDAVCKSPTMHRSDLLVCVRKPTMAFVSYQPQECPELPGSLRSLRKVIQSLDILDDPYVLHLQSEGTDRSRRELMAVLESHDTYIQNQMTSFGRQANLIFRDIGIWATEYYIWVVISRFTAALQSQSTWLDTWKKEEKEYLAMVLSQVECHCPSEHSINREVLSEKVYTLIEQLSQDKTDVIGIVFARERATVSVLCHLLASHKLLRERYRIGAMVGTSQFQARKRDVWDLSRVEDLQSLHQFRTGKTNLLIATSVLEEGIDVPACNLVFCFDNPPNLKSFIQRRGRARMRESKLLMLHSSESIPKEWEAMEAEMKSQYEEQERELERLQDMEDTEESKDMMFVIDRTGAVLDLDNAKQHLDHLCRILSPGEFIDWRPDYIIQKQDTSEAPYLRVTVVLPSYLPSHVRKADSQKAWKSERNATKDAAFQAYVDLYKAGLVNDNLLPFRPEDFVAGVDKVPAILQVNGLLNAWINVAKGWKLGDSLRSTRILLKDSAGAIQGEYEMTLPVWVPGLQTIRIHLDYNTSWSVEFGEQLPVDDLTGNDDTAVLLALPYGHRWMSADTQQVVRFSAVGNANLSVSQIGVNQFVEELMSAQDLTCFIRDQTGCPYTYEGIIPRKPAAQSVQKVFYEFEDAPEDVPYLALRKWSHRSDFLHRPQSDPDQSPSSGKPYNRVYPMPWAKVDTVSTDYARFGVLIPSILHRIETHLVARELSAGLLRPLAISDPALVLTAISTGSAAEPTNYERIEFLGDSILKFSTTINVAALNPDWPERLLSFKKDGIVANSTLCKAAIKHGLDRFILTKPFTGQKWRPIYVDDVLHRGDEKSTRRISTKTLADIVEALIGASMIDGGLEKALKCMSIFLQQIKWRTLDDCRQALYDAAPPDVELPSTLEPLEQLVGHEFKKKALLVQSMTHASFTLGNTLGCLERLEFIGDSVLDYVIVSRLFAVTPPLSHQTMHLLKTAMVNGDFLGFLSLEQSVSQDEVVIGGDPTGKEPILRHSRFSLPLWKFMRHQSPAIGLEEVKVSKRYAGLRDQIIDSMERGQTYPWALLARMQLRKFYSDIFESLLGAVYVDSGDLEVCARVVERFGILGYLDRILRDNVHALHPKEELGHLADKESVTYVLDVRQTDEGEKEYLCKVLVGTRCVVEVDGGVTRDEVKVKAAEAAVSKLKAEKLAAKTEGMVIREEDKDLSMENTNDQ, from the exons ATGGCGACTGGGTTTTCCCAATCACCCTCGGTCGAAGGCTTCGACCCGTCAGAAGATGAGATGCCTGCTGGTGTGCTGGCCCCCGGGCCTCAAAACCAGGAAGCCttctctgctgctgccgagGAAGTGCTCCTGGGCAGTGAggcttcatcgccgtcaGATGAGTCCGCTGCAGGCACACCCGTCATAATGAATTCGAGAGCGTACCAAACCGAGATGTTCGCCGAAAGCATGAGGCAAAACATTATTGTGGCT ATGGACACCGGGAGTGGAAAAACACAAGT TGCTGTCTTGCGAATCAGGGCAGAAGTAGAGAGAACCTCGTCAAAGCAT ATCGTCTGGTTCCTGGCTCCCACAGTATCACTCTGTGCCCAGCAGTTTGCCGTGCTTCAGTCTCAAATACCAGAGGTCCAGATCAAGTTTCTCAGTGGCGAGGACAATGTGGACGCCTGGTCCGACCAGGGAACGTGGGACGAGGTACTCCATAATGTTCGGATAGTTGTGTCGACATACCAGATCTTGCTGGACGCCTTGTCGCACGCCTTCGTGCGTATGGAGAGGCTCTCTCTGGTCGTTTTCGACGAAG CTCACAACTGCATCGGCAAGTCTCCTGGAAGCAAGATCATGACGGTCTTCTATCACGAAGAAAAGCGCAGAGGTCATCACATTCCCCACATATTGGGCTTGACAGCAAGTCCGACATTTGGTTCCAAGGCCGAGGGCATCGTCACTCTCGAGGCAACACTGGATGCCGTTTGCAAGAGCCCCACGATGCACCGCAGCGATCTTCTTGTCTGTGTCAGGAAACCAACAATGGCCTTCGTCTCCTACCAACCTCAGGAATGTCCCGAACTTCCGGGTAGCCTGCGAAGTCTGAGAAAGGTCATTCAAAGTCTCGATATCTTGGATGACCCTTACGTTCTGCATCTTCAATCCGAAGGAACCGACCGCAGTCGACGGGAGCTGATGGCAGTTCTGGAGAGCCACGACACCTACATCCAAAATCAAATGACGTCGTTTGGTCGCCAGGCGAATTTGATCTTCCGCGACATCGGTATTTGGGCAACAGAGTACTACATCTGGGTAGTAATTTCACGCTTCACGGCTGCGCTCCAGTCACAGAGCACCTGGCTGGATACatggaagaaggaggagaaagagTATCTCGCCATGGTACTCAGTCAGGTTGAGTGTCATTGCCCGTCCGAGCATTCTATCAACCGTGAAGTTCTCTCAGAGAAGGTCTACACTCTTATCGAACAACTTTCCCAAGACAAGACCGATGTCATCGGTATTGTATTCGCCAGGGAGAGGGCAACGGTCTCGGTGTTGTGCCACTTGCTCGCATCGCACAAGCTGCTCCGAGAGCGCTATCGAATAGGGGCGATGGTGGGCACTTCCCAATTCCAAGCCAGAAAGAGAGACGTCTGGGATCTCTCTCGGGTTGAAGACTTACAATCGCTGCACCAGTTCCGAACTGGGAAAACCAACTTGCTCATCGCCACCAGCGTCCTCGAGGAAGGCATCGATGTGCCAGCTTGCAATCTGGTCTTCTGCTTTGATAACCCGCCGAACCTGAAGTCTTTTATCCAACGACGTGGACGAGCCCGGATGAGGGAATCCAAACTCCTGATGTTGCACAGCTCAGAGTCCATCCCGAAGGAATGGGAGGCCATGGAAGCGGAGATGAAGAGTCAGTACGAAGAACAAGAGCGAGAGCTTGAACGCCTCCAAGACATGGAAGACACTGAGGAGTCGAAAGATATGATGTTCGTGATTGACCGGACTGGGGCAGTCTTGGATCTTGACAACGCAAAGCAACATCTCGACCACCTCTGCCGAATCCTATCTCCGGGAGAATTCATCGACTGGAGACCCGATTACATTATCCAAAAGCAAGACACATCCGAAGCACCATACCTGAGGGTAACTGTGGTGTTACCCAGCTATCTCCCATCCCACGTCCGTAAGGCCGACAGCCAAAAGGCGTGGAAGTCGGAAAGAAATGCCACCAAAGACGCTGCGTTCCAGGCTTATGTTGATCTTTACAAGGCAGGGCTCGTCAATGATAATTTGTTGCCATTCAGACCAGAGGATTTCGTCGCCGGGGTTGACAAAGTACCTGCCATTCTCCAGGTCAACGGTCTGCTCAATGCCTGGATCAACGTCGCCAAAGGGTGGAAGCTCGGAGATAGTTTGAGGTCGACCCGCATTCTACTCAAGGATTCGGCTGGAGCTATTCAGGGAGAGTATGAGATGACTCTTCCCGTTTGGGTCCCAGGGCTGCAGACGATTCGCATTCATCTGGACTACAACACCTCCTGGTCCGTCGAGTTCGGGGAACAGCTTCCTGTTGACGATCTTACGGGCAACGATGACACGGCTGTGCTGCTCGCTCTACCGTACGGCCACCGCTGGATGTCGGCGGACACTCAGCAGGTCGTGAGATTCAGCGCAGTTGGCAACGCCAATCTGTCCGTGAGCCAGATTGGGGTCAACCAGTTCGTTGAAGAGCTCATGTCGGCGCAAGACCTGACTTGCTTCATTCGCGACCAGACCGGCTGCCCATACACATACGAGGGCATCATTCCAAGAAAACCGGCAGCTCAGTCTGTGCAGAAGGTTTTCTACGAATTCGAGGATGCCCCCGAAGATGTACCATACCTGGCACTGAGGAAGTGGTCTCATCGGTCAGACTTTCTCCATCGGCCGCAAAGCGATCCTGACCAAAGCCCGAGCAGCGGCAAGCCATACAACAGAGTCTACCCGATGCCATGGGCGAAAGTAGACACTGTATCAACCGACTATGCTCGGTTCGGAGTGCTAATCCCATCCATTTTGCATCGTATCGAAACCCACCTTGTCGCGCGGGAGCTCTCTGCGGGTCTCTTGCGGCCGCTGGCAATATCAGACCCAGCTCTCGTGCTCACAGCCATCAGCACGGGCAGCGCTGCCGAGCCCACCAACTATGAAAGAATAGAGTTTCTTGGGGACTCCATCCTTAAGTTTTCCACTACAATTAACGTAGCTGCACTGA ACCCAGACTGGCCAGAACGGCTTCTCTCTTTCAAGAAGGACGGCATCGTGGCGAACTCGACACTCTGCAAAGCCGCCATTAAGCATGGCCTTGACAGATTCATTCTCACCAAGCCGTTCACGGGGCAGAAATGGCGCCCAATCTACGTGGACGACGTTCTCCACCGCGGTGACGAGAAGTCCACGAGAAGAATCTCGACGAAGACCCTCGCTGATATTGTCGAGGCACTTATTGGGGCCTCGATGATCGACGGCGGTCTGGAGAAGGCGTTGAAGTGCATGTCTATCTTCCTCCAGCAGATCAAGTGGAGAACCCTGGACGATTGCCGCCAGGCCTTGTACGACGCCGCTCCTCCTGACGTAGAGCTTCCGTCAACCCTCGAACCTCTAGAACAGCTGGTCGGTCATGAGTTCAAAAAGAAAGCTCTCCTGGTTCAGTCCATGACGCACGCCTCGTTCACTTTGGGTAACACCCTTGGATGCTTGGAGCGTCTTGAGTTCATCGGTGACTCGGTTCTCGACTATGTCATTGTCAGCcgcctcttcgccgtcaCCCCTCCGCTCTCGCACCAAACCATGCATCTCCTCAAGACAGCTATGGTCAACGGCGACTTTCTCGGCTTCCTTTCCCTGGAGCAGTCCGTCAGCCAGGACGAGGTTGTCATTGGCGGCGACCCTACGGGCAAAGAACCCATCTTGCGGCACTCCCGCTTCTCTTTGCCCTTATGGAAATTTATGCGTCACCAGTCTCCCGCGATCGGTCTCGAGGAGGTCAAAGTGTCCAAACGGTACGCCGGCCTCAGGGACCAGATCATCGACTCGATGGAGAGGGGCCAGACGTACCCCTGGGCGCTCCTCGCGCGCATGCAGCTTCGCAAGTTCTACTCGGACATCTTTGAGTCTCTCCTAGGCGCTGTTTATGTCGACTCCGGCGATCTCGAAGTCTGCGCCCGGGTCGTCGAGCGCTTCGGTATTCTGGGATACCTGGACCGCATCCTTCGGGACAACGTGCACGCGCTGCATcccaaggaggagctgggccATCTCGCCGATAAGGAAAGCGTGACGTATGTTCTGGATGTGCGGCAGACGGACGAGGGAGAAAAGGAATACCTGTGCAAGGTCTTGGTCGGCACTCGGTGCGTCGTGGAAGTTGACGGGGGCGTTACCCGGGATGaagtcaaggtcaaggccgcggaggcggcggtaAGCAAACTCAAGGCAGAAAAGCTGGCTGCGAAGACGGAAGGCATGGTCATTCGTGAGGAAGACAAGGATCTGAGCATGGAGAATACAAACGACCAATAG
- a CDS encoding Proteasome subunit alpha type-2 has product MADRYSFSLTTFSPSGKLVQIGTLPHRPPPLLICYDDEAGGSTYKLTISQTTNGIVLATEKKSSSPLADPSSLSKISLVTPNIGMVYSGMGPDYRILVDKARKVSHTGYKRIYNEYPPTRILVQDVARVMQEATQSGGVRPYGVSLLIAGWDEGILPEDEAETKEGEEKKPTGKTGGTLKGGPMLYQVDPSGSYFPWKATAIGKSATSAKTFLEKRYTEGLELEDAVHIALLTLKETIEGEMNGETIEIGIVGPPADHLLGIEGVEGATGPRFRKLSPQEIEDYLTNL; this is encoded by the exons ATGGCCGACCGTTACTCTTTCTCGCTGACGACGTTCTCGCCCAG CGGCAAGCTGGTTCAGATCGGTACGCTTCCACACAGGCCCCCACCATTGCTGATTTGCTACGACGATGAAGCTGGAGGGTCGACATACAAACTGACAATCTCGCAGA CCACCAACGGCATCGTCCTCGCGACCGAGAAGAAGTCATCATCGCCACTTGCCGACCCTAGCTCGCTGTCCAAGATCAGCCTCGTCACTCCCAACATCGGAATGGTGTACTCAGGCATGGGTCCCGACTACAGAATATTGGTGGACAAGGCTCGCAAAGTGTCCCACACTGGCTACAAGCGCATCTACAACGAGTACCCGCCCACGCGGATATTGGTGCAGGATGTCGCTCGTGTGATGCAGGAGGCGACCCAGTCTGGTGGTGTCAGACCCTACGGTGTCAGTCTGCTCATCGCTGGCTGGGACGAGGGTATCTtgcccgaggacgaggccgagaccaaggaaggagaggagaaaAAGCCTACTGGCAAGACGGGCGGTACTCTGAAGGGTGGACCGATGCTGTACCAAGTCGACCCCTCCGGAAGTTACTTCCCCTGGAAGGCGACGGCCATTGGCAAGAGTGCCACGTCGGCCAAGACATTCCTGGAGAAGAGATACACCGAGGGCTTGGAGCTTGAGGATGCTGTGCACATTGCGTTGCTCACGCTCAAGGAGACCATCGAGGGTGAAATGAACGGCGAGACCATCGAGATTG GTATTGTCGGACCCCCAGCGGACCACTTGCTCGGcatcgagggcgtcgagggcgccacGGGCCCTCGCTTCAGGAAGCTCAGTCCCCAGGAAATTGAGGACTATCTTACGAACTTGTAA
- a CDS encoding Ring finger domain protein, translating into MEHAKPQWSWPSDLPNGSDHSQADTAGSQRSDQHDTHNQDEKQNPHQEQSQPKAPPQQRYYGPRTCRICFDVVYPTFEEPSAMSGFMNPRQRPTYKSDDPESGRLISPCKCKGSQRYVHEGCLQAWRYADSTATRNFFACPTCGYQYKLERLSWANRLQGTFAQVLLTILIFFLSVFILGFVADPIMNIWADPVGAIADMAANVLDDIDAIHEPVPEILEEPGTWPEHFFKGFFSLGLIGFLKTLLFMSPWRWWHLRSGGVLGTTGRRGGTGRARADDMTMAFVMVGAATFMWSVWKGVRKFSASALQRASDRVFDVGGDGDEDEDIKED; encoded by the coding sequence ATGGAGCACGCGAAACCCCAGTGGAGTTGGCCATCTGACCTTCCCAACGGCTCAGACCACTCCCAAGCCGATACAGCCGGATCACAACGGTCCGATCAGCATGACACCCATAACCAGGACGAGAAGCAGAATCCCCATCAAGAGCAATCACAACCCAAGGCTCCTCCACAGCAAAGATACTACGGCCCGCGAACATGCCGCATCTGCTTCGATGTGGTATATCCCACCTTCGAAGAGCCATCGGCCATGAGCGGGTTTATGAATCCGCGCCAGCGACCCACTTACAAATCCGACGATCCCGAGTCCGGGCGCCTCATCTCGCCGTGCAAGTGCAAGGGGTCTCAACGCTACGTCCACGAGGGTTGTCTGCAAGCCTGGAGATATGCCGATTCGACGGCCACACGGAACTTTTTCGCATGCCCCACGTGCGGTTACCAGTACAAACTTGAGCGGCTGTCGTGGGCGAACCGTCTGCAAGGCACTTTTGCACAAGTCTTACTGACCATACTCATCTTCTTTCTTTCGGTGTTCATTCTCGGCTTCGTGGCTGACCCGATTATGAACATCTGGGCTGATCCTGTGGGAGCAATTGCCGACATGGCTGCAAATGTGCTCGATGACATCGACGCGATCCACGAACCCGTACCGGAGATACTTGAGGAGCCTGGGACATGGCCGGAACATTTCTTCAAaggtttcttttccctcgGCCTGATAGGATTCCTAAAGACCCTCTTGTTCATGTCACcatggcggtggtggcaCCTTCGGTCGGGCGGTGTTCTCGGTACGActggccgtcgcggcgggACAGGACGCGCGCGTGCTGACGATATGACAATGGCTTTTGTCATGGTGGGTGCAGCGACCTTCATGTGGAGTGTCTGGAAGGGCGTGAGAAAATTCAGTGCCTCTGCGCTGCAACGCGCGAGCGACAGAGTATTTGACGtgggtggcgatggcgatgaagatgaagataTCAAGGAAGACTAA
- a CDS encoding Galactosyl transferase GMA12/MNN10 family protein, protein MHFAYPPRKSSNPPPFRAKTSRIPPLLRRSRLKIIAAGALAFLGFLYLLSGAFKSPSGPRAPLGEPPVVIVTVLDEENYSDNYLASIRDNRNQYAQLHGYEVMFANAGDYDLSGSPASWNKVVSLRHAMTKYPEAGWFWYIDQDAYIMDPSISVDSLVLKSDKLDSLMMRDHPVVPPDSIIKTFPHLKGRDIDFVLTQDREGLSAGIFFVRNGEWAKFFIDTWFDPLYRSYNFQKAEGHALEHVVQWHPTILSKLAIVPQKTFNSYNRYDKGEMFKDGDFVVRAAGCTMSGERACEEELRSYNTKWQAAFKAQ, encoded by the exons ATGCATTTCGCCTACCCTCCACGAAAGAGCTCGAACCCGCCTCCCTTCCGAGCGAAGACCTCGAGGATACCACCGTTGCTTCGTCGCAGTAGACTCAAGATTATCGCGGCGGGCGCTCTTGCATTCTTGGGCTTCCTATACCTCCTCTCAGGAGCCTTCAAGTCACCAAGCGGGCCTCGAGCACCCTTGGGCGAGCCGCCTGTGGTGATAGTGACGGTGCTGGATGAGGAGAACTACAGCGACAATTACCTGGCAAGCATTCGCGACAACAGAAATCAGTACGCGCAGCTTCACG GTTATGAGGTGATGTTTGCGAATGCAGGTGACTACGATCTTAGCGGCTCTCCGGCGTCATGGAACAAAGTAGTGTCGCTGAGGCACGCAATGACGAAATACCCTGAAGCTGGGTGGTTTTGGTACATTGACCAAGACGCTTACATCATGGACCCGTCAATATCTGTGGACAGCCTGGTGTTGAAGTCGGACAAACTTGATAGTTTGATGATGAGGGATCATCCGGTCGTTCCTCCAGACAGCATCATCAAGACGTTTCCTCATCTGAAGGGCAGAGACATCGATTTTGTTCTTACGCAAGACAGGGAAGGATTGTCGGCGggcatcttcttcgtccgGAACGGCGAGTGGGCAAAATTCTTCATTGACACATGGTTTGATCCGTTGTACCGAAGCTACAACTTTCAAAAAGCCGAAGGTCATGCGTTG GAACATGTTGTCCAATGGCACCCGACGATTCTCTCCAAGCTCGCCATCGTGCCGCAGAAGACTTTCAACTCCTATAACAGATACGACAAGGGTGAGATGTTCAAGGACGGCGACTTCGTCGTCCGTGCTGCCGGCTGCACAATGTCTGGAGAGCGAGCTtgcgaggaggagctgcgcAGCTACAATACGAAGTGGCAGGCGGCATTCAAGGCGCAGTAG